One window of the Saccopteryx leptura isolate mSacLep1 chromosome 9, mSacLep1_pri_phased_curated, whole genome shotgun sequence genome contains the following:
- the C9H19orf12 gene encoding protein C19orf12 homolog isoform X1, which translates to MSAEEPEKECVNVDDVIQLLCDISAKKKMKAALKRFERGILVAVSTLSLGLVVGFPVAGGAVGGLLGAFVMMGQFQPVALILNKLPSLEKRKLFNKVRTIIEGLETMDAYQLTTKVKEDNNLYEALVEMLENYFTTELEARVKYDDSPLGAGVTQEVLGSWGATHSCESTLQRTFLNLSQSEHG; encoded by the exons ATGTCCGCTGAGGAGCCTGAGAAGGAGTGTGTCAATGTAGACGATGTCATTCAGCTGCTGTGTGACATTTCggcaaagaagaaaatgaaggcaGCCCTCAAGAGATTCGAGAGGGGCATCCTGGTCGCTGTCTCTACTCTCAGCCTTGGTTTAGTGGTCGGCTTCCCCGTCGCTG GGGGCGCCGTCGGGGGGCTCCTAGGGGCCTTTGTTATGATGGGGCAATTTCAGCCCGTCGCTCTGATCCTAAACAAATTGCCCTCTCTTGAGAAACGGAAACTCTTCAACAAAGTCCGCACCATCATCGAGGGACTGGAGACCATGGACGCCTATCAGCTGACCACAAAGGTGAAGGAGGATAACAACTTGTATGAGGCGCTGGTGGAGATGCTGGAGAACTACTTCACCACGGAGCTCGAGGCCAGAGTGAAGTATGATGACTCACCCCTCGGAGCCGGGGTCACACAGGAGGTGCTCGGGAGCTGGGGTGCCACACACAGCTGTGAATCTACCTTACAACGGACATTTCTCAACCTCTCTCAGTCAGAGCATGGATAA
- the C9H19orf12 gene encoding protein C19orf12 homolog isoform X3 has product MSVMKPAKESTTKCRRKCVSVEDVINLLCDIAGETEMKAALKKRRRALVVAVVPVLIGAAIGNPIAVFAGVLTGGALWKHELQRHFEPVAQLLKALPDVQQQNLFNKVRAIIEDLDSMDAYQLRKLVRGREDLYEELVQMLQRYFSEERNAKVECRTRPSGQRSSKN; this is encoded by the exons ATGTCCGTTATGAAGCCTGCCAAGGAGTCCACCACCAAGTGCAGGAGGAAGTGCGTCAGTGTGGAGGACGTGATAAACCTGCTGTGTGACATTGCGGGAGAGACAGAAATGAAGGCAGCGTTGAAGAAACGCAGACGCGCCCTTGTGGTTGCCGTAGTTCCAGTCTTGATTGGTGCTGCGATCGGTAACCCGATTGCAGTGTTTGCTG GGGTCCTCACCGGGGGGGCTCTATGGAAACATGAGTTGCAGCGGCATTTCGAGCCCGTCGCTCAGCTCCTAAAAGCGCTGCCGGATGTCCAGCAGCAAAACCTGTTCAACAAAGTCCGCGCCATCATCGAGGACCTGGACAGCATGGACGCCTATCAGCTGAGGAAGCTGGTCAGGGGCAGAGAGGACCTGTATGAGGAGCTGGTGCAGATGCTGCAGAGATACTTCTCCGAGGAGCGCAACGCCAAAGTGGAGTGTCGCACTCGTCCCTCGGGGCAGCGGTCCAGCAAGAATTGA